In Archangium violaceum, the following are encoded in one genomic region:
- a CDS encoding ChbG/HpnK family deacetylase: MGRAPTRLVVNADDLGLHPALDAGILRAHREGIVTSATVLVKGPNAARAVPSARAQGLALGVHLSLSTRLPPAAPASHVPTVAPDGRMRGSWADFARAWLTGQVRREEVELELAAQLRLARELGAEVDHLDAHQHLHLLPGVRPLVEALARREGLPLRWPDRLPRVSWLRAPGPAVKTTLLTLLARAAPGPMPGVRRVSAGGVFEAGQLTESALLSLLESLPPGDFELGCHPGEGRPHVPEDPGWRYGWQSELDALTSPRVLARIERLGVRLTTYGALAGASATASAT; this comes from the coding sequence GTGGGACGGGCCCCCACGCGCCTGGTCGTCAACGCGGACGACCTCGGGCTGCACCCGGCCCTGGACGCCGGCATCCTCCGGGCGCACCGCGAGGGCATCGTCACCAGTGCCACGGTGCTGGTGAAGGGCCCCAACGCGGCGCGGGCGGTGCCGAGCGCGCGGGCCCAGGGACTGGCCCTGGGTGTCCACCTGAGCCTCTCCACCCGGCTGCCCCCGGCGGCTCCCGCCTCGCACGTGCCCACGGTGGCGCCGGATGGGCGCATGCGCGGCAGCTGGGCGGACTTCGCGCGGGCGTGGCTCACCGGTCAGGTGCGCCGCGAGGAGGTGGAGCTGGAGCTGGCCGCGCAGCTGAGGCTCGCGCGGGAGCTGGGCGCGGAGGTGGACCACCTGGACGCACACCAGCACCTGCACCTGCTCCCGGGTGTGCGCCCGCTGGTGGAGGCCCTGGCCAGACGCGAGGGCCTGCCCCTGCGCTGGCCGGACCGGCTGCCCCGCGTCTCGTGGCTGCGAGCGCCCGGGCCGGCGGTGAAGACGACGCTGCTGACGCTGCTGGCCCGCGCCGCGCCAGGGCCGATGCCCGGAGTCCGGCGGGTGAGCGCGGGCGGCGTCTTCGAGGCGGGCCAGCTCACCGAGTCGGCCCTGCTCTCGCTGCTGGAGTCGCTGCCTCCGGGAGACTTCGAGCTCGGCTGCCACCCGGGCGAAGGCCGTCCGCACGTGCCGGAGGACCCGGGTTGGCGCTACGGCTGGCAGTCCGAGCTGGACGCGCTCACCAGCCCCAGGGTGTTGGCGCGCATCGAGCGGCTCGGCGTGCGGCTGACCACCTACGGCGCGCTGGCCGGGGCCTCGGCGACCGCCTCCGCCACATAG
- a CDS encoding sigma-54-dependent transcriptional regulator gives MNPQPSTTAAPKRAKILVVDDDPIVLKAVTVILTREGYQVVSIDDAVEGLTAAKDPSIDVAVLDIKMPNLSGMDLLRGIKAARPDVEVIMMTAFATVETAVEAVKSGAYDYLTKPFENIDEVSMTVAKAAERKALRDRARALEEALTARNQFEELIGQSSQMRAVFKLVETVSHSTATVLIQGESGTGKELVARAIHYRSARKDKPFVAVNCSALTDTLLESELFGHIKGSFTGATSNKKGLFEAADGGTIFLDEIGDVPPATQVRLLRVLQEGEVKRVGANEPVKVDVRVIAATHVDLNRAKEQGKFREDLFYRLNVITIDLPPLRDRPEDVPLLAHHFLKLYTGKVGKRVTGFMPRAMEALTCNRWTGNVRELENVIERAVVLTSKEVLDVDDLPPGFQDAPQAGAQVEVFSLAHLPYAQAKRLAMRAFERRYLTALLEKHNHNVSSAARAAGVDRSNFRRLLKQYEVAGRSMKRGKDDDDALEVAS, from the coding sequence GTGAACCCGCAGCCGTCCACCACCGCCGCTCCCAAGCGCGCCAAGATCCTGGTCGTGGATGACGATCCGATCGTCCTCAAGGCGGTCACGGTCATCCTCACCCGAGAGGGCTACCAGGTCGTCTCCATCGACGATGCCGTGGAAGGACTGACCGCGGCGAAGGATCCGTCCATCGACGTGGCCGTCCTGGACATCAAGATGCCCAACCTGTCCGGCATGGACCTGCTGCGCGGCATCAAGGCGGCGCGTCCGGACGTGGAGGTCATCATGATGACCGCCTTCGCCACCGTGGAGACGGCGGTGGAGGCGGTGAAGTCCGGCGCGTACGACTACCTCACCAAGCCCTTCGAGAACATCGACGAAGTGAGCATGACGGTGGCCAAGGCCGCCGAGCGCAAGGCCCTGAGGGACAGGGCCCGAGCGCTGGAGGAGGCGCTCACCGCGCGCAACCAGTTCGAGGAGCTCATCGGCCAGTCGTCGCAGATGCGCGCCGTCTTCAAGCTGGTGGAGACGGTGAGCCACTCCACCGCCACGGTGCTCATCCAGGGCGAGAGCGGCACGGGCAAGGAGCTGGTGGCCCGCGCCATCCACTACCGCAGCGCGCGCAAGGACAAGCCCTTCGTGGCCGTCAACTGCTCGGCGCTGACGGACACGCTGCTGGAGAGCGAGCTCTTCGGTCACATCAAGGGCAGCTTCACCGGGGCCACGTCCAACAAGAAGGGCCTCTTCGAGGCCGCTGACGGCGGCACCATCTTCCTCGACGAGATTGGCGACGTGCCTCCCGCCACCCAGGTGCGCCTGTTGCGCGTGCTGCAGGAGGGCGAGGTCAAGCGCGTGGGCGCCAACGAGCCGGTGAAGGTGGACGTGCGCGTCATCGCCGCCACGCACGTGGACCTGAACCGGGCCAAGGAGCAGGGCAAGTTCCGCGAGGACCTGTTCTACCGGCTCAACGTCATCACCATCGATCTGCCGCCGCTGCGCGACCGTCCCGAGGACGTGCCGCTGCTGGCCCACCACTTCCTCAAGCTGTACACGGGGAAGGTGGGCAAGCGGGTGACGGGCTTCATGCCGCGCGCCATGGAGGCGCTCACCTGCAACCGGTGGACGGGCAACGTGCGCGAGCTGGAGAACGTCATCGAGCGCGCCGTGGTCCTCACGTCCAAGGAAGTGCTGGACGTGGACGACCTGCCGCCGGGCTTCCAGGACGCGCCCCAGGCCGGAGCGCAGGTCGAGGTCTTCAGCCTCGCGCACCTGCCGTACGCCCAGGCGAAGCGGCTGGCCATGCGCGCCTTCGAGCGGCGCTACCTCACCGCGCTGCTCGAGAAGCACAACCACAACGTCTCCAGCGCCGCGCGCGCCGCGGGCGTCGATCGCTCCAACTTCCGCCGCCTGCTCAAGCAGTACGAGGTGGCGGGCCGCTCCATGAAGCGCGGCAAGGACGACGACGACGCCCTCGAGGTGGCGTCCTAG
- a CDS encoding CocE/NonD family hydrolase — MPLTFRSLVVLVCVALAGPARAQAARPQQPYGDSSERAEYIRSHYTKFEYRVPMRDGTRLFTSVYVPNDASPGKRYPVMLVRTPYSVAPYGQDRYARRLGPTEQYEKDGFIFAFQDVRGRNMSEGEFVNVRPHLAKKSGPKDIDESTDTHDTVEWLVKNVQGNNGRVGQWGISYPGFYTSAGAIDSHPALKAVSPQAPIADWFWDDMHRHGAFNLVLAFNFFSTFGKPRPVPTFSEEWKRFEHGTPDGYQFFLDLGPLSNADTRYLKGDVAFWKDITAHPNYDEFWQSRNLLPHLKNIKAAVMVVGGWFDTEDLYGPLRTYRAIEKQNPGIANTLVMGPWPHGGWTRADSSALGDAEFGFQTSELYQELELAFFKHHLKGGEKPNLPEALVFETGANRWRRFETWPPKQVREQKLYFQPKGGLTFAAPTAREESFDEYVSDPNKPVPYTTEITTAWTKNYMTEDQRFAARRPDVLVYQTEPLQNDLTLAGPLEAELWVSTTGTDADWVVKLVDVNPGKVPGFSREDEAAGKRNRGGQQTLVRGEPFRGRFRDSYSEPKPFKPGEVTKVRFVINDVFHTFERGHRVMIQVQSSWFPFIDRNPQTFVPNIFEAKEEDFVRAFHRVYRSAAHPSSLKVSVLPALDE, encoded by the coding sequence ATGCCCCTCACGTTCCGCAGCCTCGTGGTGCTCGTGTGCGTCGCGCTTGCCGGCCCGGCCCGGGCGCAGGCCGCGAGGCCCCAGCAGCCCTATGGCGATTCGTCCGAGCGCGCCGAATACATCCGCTCGCACTACACCAAGTTCGAGTACCGCGTTCCGATGCGCGACGGCACGAGGCTGTTCACGTCCGTCTACGTCCCCAACGACGCGAGCCCCGGCAAGCGCTACCCCGTGATGCTCGTGCGCACGCCCTACTCGGTGGCGCCGTACGGCCAGGACCGGTACGCGCGCAGGCTCGGGCCCACCGAGCAGTACGAGAAGGACGGCTTCATCTTCGCCTTCCAGGACGTGCGAGGCCGCAACATGTCCGAGGGCGAGTTCGTCAACGTGCGCCCGCACCTCGCGAAGAAGAGCGGGCCCAAGGACATCGACGAGAGCACCGACACGCACGACACCGTCGAGTGGCTGGTGAAGAACGTGCAGGGCAACAACGGGCGCGTGGGCCAGTGGGGCATCTCCTATCCGGGCTTCTACACGTCGGCGGGCGCCATCGACTCGCACCCGGCGCTCAAGGCGGTGTCGCCGCAGGCCCCCATCGCCGACTGGTTCTGGGACGACATGCACCGGCACGGCGCCTTCAACCTGGTGCTGGCGTTCAACTTCTTCTCCACCTTCGGCAAGCCCCGCCCGGTGCCCACCTTCAGCGAGGAATGGAAGCGCTTCGAGCACGGCACGCCGGACGGCTACCAGTTCTTCCTCGACCTGGGGCCGCTGAGCAACGCGGACACGCGCTACCTCAAGGGGGACGTCGCCTTCTGGAAGGACATCACCGCGCACCCCAACTACGACGAGTTCTGGCAGTCGCGAAACCTCCTGCCACACCTGAAGAACATCAAGGCCGCGGTGATGGTGGTGGGCGGCTGGTTCGACACCGAGGACCTGTACGGGCCGCTGCGCACCTATCGCGCCATCGAGAAGCAGAACCCGGGCATCGCCAACACGCTGGTCATGGGTCCCTGGCCGCACGGAGGCTGGACGCGCGCGGACAGCTCCGCGCTGGGTGACGCCGAGTTCGGCTTCCAGACGAGCGAGCTCTACCAGGAGCTGGAGCTGGCCTTCTTCAAGCACCACCTCAAGGGGGGAGAGAAGCCCAACCTGCCCGAGGCCCTGGTGTTCGAGACCGGCGCCAACCGCTGGCGGCGCTTCGAGACGTGGCCGCCGAAGCAGGTGCGCGAGCAGAAGCTCTACTTCCAGCCGAAGGGAGGCCTCACCTTCGCCGCCCCCACGGCCAGGGAGGAGTCCTTCGACGAGTACGTGAGCGACCCGAACAAGCCGGTGCCCTACACGACGGAGATCACCACGGCCTGGACCAAGAACTACATGACGGAGGACCAGCGCTTCGCGGCGCGCCGGCCCGACGTGCTCGTGTACCAGACGGAGCCGCTGCAGAACGATCTCACGCTCGCCGGGCCGCTGGAGGCGGAGCTGTGGGTGTCCACCACGGGCACGGACGCGGACTGGGTGGTGAAGCTCGTCGACGTCAATCCGGGCAAGGTGCCCGGCTTCTCGAGGGAGGACGAGGCGGCGGGCAAACGCAACCGGGGTGGCCAGCAGACGCTGGTGCGCGGTGAGCCGTTCCGAGGCCGGTTCCGCGACAGCTACAGCGAGCCCAAGCCGTTCAAGCCGGGAGAGGTGACGAAGGTGCGCTTCGTCATCAACGACGTCTTCCACACCTTCGAGCGGGGGCACCGGGTGATGATCCAGGTGCAGTCGAGCTGGTTCCCGTTCATCGACCGGAACCCGCAGACCTTCGTGCCCAACATCTTCGAGGCGAAGGAGGAGGACTTCGTGCGCGCCTTCCACCGCGTCTACCGCTCGGCGGCGCACCCGAGCTCGCTCAAGGTGAGCGTGCTGCCCGCGCTGGACGAGTGA
- a CDS encoding class I SAM-dependent methyltransferase codes for MNAPISAALSLFSRLPPAERFHVHARAFSAPLEAIAARVPPGGTVADVGCGHGLFSGLLALSDSQRTVHGVDPDPRKIEWARQGPGWLPNVKVEVGTVETLAERLPGHFDTVVVSDVLYLLPVERWPDFLREARRLLRPGGRLLVKEAEGDGTWKHLKCLAQEVVMVKLLGRTKAGGALVLQSRGAVEALLRRTGFAPRETVALGAGYSTPHILYVAEAVAEAPASAP; via the coding sequence ATGAACGCTCCCATCTCCGCCGCCCTCTCGCTCTTCTCCCGGTTGCCCCCCGCCGAGCGCTTCCACGTCCACGCCCGTGCCTTCTCCGCGCCGCTCGAAGCCATCGCCGCCCGTGTACCCCCCGGTGGCACCGTGGCCGATGTGGGATGCGGCCATGGGCTGTTCTCCGGGCTTCTCGCCCTGAGCGACTCCCAGCGGACGGTACATGGGGTCGATCCTGACCCACGCAAAATCGAGTGGGCCCGCCAGGGACCCGGCTGGCTGCCCAACGTGAAGGTCGAGGTGGGCACCGTGGAGACATTGGCCGAGCGGCTGCCCGGGCACTTCGACACGGTGGTGGTGAGCGACGTGCTCTACCTGCTGCCCGTGGAGCGCTGGCCGGACTTCCTTCGGGAGGCCCGGCGTCTGCTGCGCCCCGGTGGGCGGCTCCTGGTGAAGGAGGCCGAGGGCGATGGCACCTGGAAGCACCTCAAGTGCCTGGCGCAGGAGGTGGTGATGGTGAAGCTGCTCGGCCGGACGAAGGCCGGTGGCGCGCTGGTGCTTCAGTCCCGCGGCGCGGTGGAGGCCCTGCTGCGCCGGACCGGCTTCGCCCCGCGCGAGACGGTGGCGCTGGGGGCGGGCTACTCCACGCCCCACATCCTCTATGTGGCGGAGGCGGTCGCCGAGGCCCCGGCCAGCGCGCCGTAG
- a CDS encoding mannosyltransferase family protein, which produces MPRSASRTVALAALGALLTCTVAVVVAARSFPESYSPARLSWPNASLLLGWARFDAGWYADIATQGYGYTPGQQSSVAFFPAYPLAIRGLGVLGVDTFIAGVLLTVLCGGAAVVLFTRWASHLKGEDAARDAGLLLVLYPFAFFLYGAMYSDALFLLLLVSAFYLLERGQLLPAVLLGAVATAARPVAPALVLGLLARRLEWKHQRGEKWTLWDALPVLAGLGLVLYVLYLWHAFGEPFAFAKVQSAPGWDQRPGWRTWLKVRWFQGFSSSMTLADGLRLVGHAAFSLGALALVWPTVKRLGWGYGAYVAAMVGMPTLSSKDFMGMGRYLLAAFPLFLTLALLLRERPRLRWGVLSTSAVLLIALAAAYGAGAYVS; this is translated from the coding sequence ATGCCCCGCTCCGCGTCCCGCACCGTCGCCCTCGCCGCGCTTGGCGCCCTGCTCACCTGCACCGTCGCCGTGGTGGTGGCCGCGCGCTCCTTCCCCGAGAGCTACAGCCCGGCGCGGCTCTCCTGGCCCAACGCGTCCCTGTTGCTGGGCTGGGCCCGCTTCGACGCGGGCTGGTACGCGGACATCGCCACCCAGGGCTACGGGTACACCCCTGGCCAGCAGAGCTCGGTGGCCTTCTTCCCCGCCTACCCGCTCGCCATCCGCGGGCTCGGCGTGCTGGGCGTGGACACCTTCATCGCCGGCGTGCTGCTCACCGTGCTCTGTGGCGGGGCCGCCGTGGTGCTCTTCACCCGTTGGGCCTCCCACCTCAAGGGAGAGGACGCCGCTCGCGACGCGGGGCTGCTGCTCGTCCTCTATCCCTTCGCCTTCTTCCTCTACGGGGCGATGTACTCGGACGCGCTCTTCCTCCTGCTGCTGGTGAGCGCCTTCTACCTGCTCGAGCGCGGCCAGCTCCTGCCCGCGGTGCTGCTGGGCGCGGTGGCCACCGCCGCGCGCCCCGTCGCTCCGGCGCTGGTGCTCGGACTGCTCGCGCGCCGGCTCGAGTGGAAGCACCAGCGCGGCGAGAAGTGGACCCTCTGGGACGCGCTCCCGGTGCTCGCTGGCCTGGGGCTCGTGCTCTACGTCCTCTACCTCTGGCACGCCTTCGGTGAGCCCTTCGCCTTCGCCAAGGTGCAGTCCGCTCCGGGGTGGGACCAGCGGCCCGGTTGGCGCACCTGGCTCAAGGTGCGCTGGTTCCAGGGCTTCAGCTCCTCCATGACGCTCGCGGACGGGCTGCGGCTGGTGGGGCATGCCGCCTTCTCCCTCGGGGCGCTCGCCCTGGTGTGGCCCACCGTGAAGCGGCTCGGCTGGGGCTACGGCGCCTATGTCGCCGCCATGGTCGGAATGCCCACCCTCTCCAGCAAGGACTTCATGGGCATGGGGCGCTACCTGCTCGCCGCCTTTCCGCTCTTCCTCACGCTCGCGCTGCTGCTGCGCGAGCGGCCTCGCCTTCGCTGGGGGGTGCTCTCCACGAGTGCCGTGTTGCTCATAGCGCTCGCCGCCGCCTACGGTGCGGGAGCCTACGTGTCATGA
- a CDS encoding glycosyltransferase family 2 protein — protein sequence MGKSPSISLFFPAWNEEDYVERAVSRAQTVLSRLTDDYEIIVVNDASTDRTQEICEQLAARIPQFRFITHPVNLKLGGAMRTGLSASTKDIVVYSDIDLPFDLNELERALHLMKYLEADMICAFRFDRTSEGPKRIVYSFAYNTLIRTLFGVHVKDINFSFKVMHRRVLEAVELNSQGSFIDAELVVKAINQGFRVFQMGVDYFPRTRGISTLSSPSVIVKMVRELVKLYPETKTPQATKRPVRLPPSVAPLHGSQRERTRGHG from the coding sequence GTGGGCAAATCCCCCAGCATCAGCCTCTTCTTTCCCGCCTGGAACGAGGAGGACTACGTGGAGCGCGCGGTGTCGCGCGCCCAGACCGTGCTCTCCCGGCTCACGGACGACTACGAGATCATCGTCGTCAACGATGCGTCCACGGACCGCACGCAGGAAATCTGCGAGCAGCTGGCGGCGCGCATCCCACAGTTCCGGTTCATCACCCACCCCGTCAACCTGAAGCTGGGCGGGGCGATGCGCACGGGCCTGTCCGCGTCCACCAAGGACATCGTGGTGTACTCGGACATCGACCTGCCCTTCGACCTGAACGAGCTGGAGCGGGCGCTGCACCTGATGAAGTACCTGGAGGCGGACATGATCTGCGCCTTCCGGTTCGACCGCACCAGCGAGGGACCGAAGCGCATCGTCTACTCGTTCGCCTACAACACGCTCATCCGCACGCTGTTCGGTGTCCACGTGAAGGACATCAACTTCAGCTTCAAGGTGATGCACCGGCGGGTGCTGGAGGCGGTGGAGCTCAACAGCCAGGGCTCCTTCATCGACGCGGAGCTGGTGGTGAAGGCCATCAACCAGGGCTTCCGCGTCTTCCAGATGGGCGTGGACTACTTCCCGCGCACGCGCGGCATCTCCACGCTGTCCTCGCCGTCCGTCATCGTGAAGATGGTGCGCGAGCTGGTGAAGCTGTACCCGGAGACGAAGACGCCCCAGGCGACGAAGCGTCCGGTGAGGCTGCCGCCCTCGGTGGCGCCGTTGCACGGCTCGCAGCGCGAGCGGACGCGCGGCCACGGGTAG
- a CDS encoding GGDEF domain-containing response regulator, producing MDDLPGRQADLASALEQEGFSVRLVAAGPEAQRRIDEAHLVLLVLGPAGGPSRALLQHLMAQDDEGKGPPVIALVPADERSAVLAVLRLGAEVVRTPVDPEELMARMARCIQERQRFSALVARVASLERLSITDGLTQVHNHRYFQDRLREEFRRAQRYDDPLSLILIDLDHFKAFNDEHGHQVGDIVLCDVAASLQRSVRETDLLARYGGEEFAILLPRTPLAGALTVAERVWRELGLLLTGPQRTLRVTASLGVSSFPHHAVNSAEQLVRSADQALYRAKSEGRNRICVHSSPSPLASPTPR from the coding sequence GTGGACGACTTACCCGGACGACAGGCGGACCTGGCGAGCGCGTTGGAGCAGGAGGGCTTCTCCGTACGGTTGGTGGCAGCTGGTCCAGAGGCCCAGCGTCGCATCGACGAGGCCCACCTGGTCCTTCTCGTCCTGGGTCCCGCTGGCGGGCCGTCGCGTGCGCTCTTGCAGCACCTGATGGCCCAGGATGACGAGGGCAAGGGTCCTCCGGTCATCGCGCTGGTGCCCGCGGACGAGCGCTCCGCGGTGCTGGCCGTGCTGAGGCTGGGCGCGGAGGTGGTGCGCACCCCGGTGGACCCGGAGGAGCTCATGGCGCGCATGGCGCGCTGCATCCAGGAGCGGCAGCGCTTCAGCGCGCTCGTGGCCCGCGTGGCCTCGCTCGAGCGCCTGTCCATCACCGACGGCCTCACCCAGGTCCACAACCACCGCTACTTCCAGGACCGGCTGCGCGAGGAGTTCCGGCGCGCCCAGCGCTATGACGACCCGCTGTCGCTCATCCTCATCGACCTGGACCACTTCAAGGCCTTCAATGACGAGCACGGCCACCAGGTGGGCGACATCGTGCTGTGCGACGTGGCGGCCTCCCTCCAGCGCAGCGTGCGGGAGACGGACCTGCTCGCCCGCTATGGAGGCGAGGAGTTCGCCATCCTCCTGCCGCGCACCCCGCTGGCCGGCGCCCTCACGGTGGCCGAGCGTGTCTGGCGGGAGCTGGGCCTCCTGCTCACCGGGCCCCAGCGGACGTTGCGCGTCACCGCGTCGCTCGGCGTCTCGTCCTTCCCCCACCACGCCGTCAACAGCGCCGAGCAGCTCGTGCGCTCCGCGGACCAGGCGCTCTACCGCGCCAAGAGCGAAGGGCGGAATCGCATCTGTGTGCATTCCTCGCCCTCACCCCTCGCCAGTCCCACCCCTCGCTAG
- a CDS encoding replication-associated recombination protein A, with the protein MDLFEHASKKDEATLAPLAERMRPSRLEEFVGQEHLTGEGRFLRRAIQHDQVPSLILWGPPGTGKTTLAHLVARSTGASFESLSAVLSGVKDIRETVARAQERWRMNRQRTILFVDEIHRFNKAQQDALLPHVEKGTVTLIGATTENPSFEVNAALLSRARVVTLRGLEEEELVALLRRAVTDPKGLGGKVQVDDEALTFIVQASGGDARRALTALEAAAAHGGTRVDKAIAEEALQHKALLYDKGGEEHYNVVSAFIKSMRGSDVDAALYWMTRMLEAGEDPVFIFRRMVIFASEDIGNADPRALSVAVDALRAFELMGLPEGTLPLTQAVTYLALAPKSNAVLTAYAAARTAVTEGGPLPVPMHLRNAPTKMMKSLGYGAGYKYPHNFEGNYVPEDYLPDALRGRRFYQPTHNGFEQELAERYEEIQRQLAGRPREPGEEG; encoded by the coding sequence ATGGACCTCTTCGAGCATGCCAGCAAGAAGGACGAGGCGACCCTCGCCCCCCTCGCGGAGCGGATGCGTCCCTCGCGATTGGAGGAGTTCGTCGGCCAGGAGCACCTGACGGGCGAGGGACGCTTCCTCCGCCGGGCCATCCAGCACGACCAGGTCCCCTCGCTCATCCTCTGGGGCCCCCCGGGGACCGGCAAGACGACGCTCGCCCACCTCGTCGCCCGCTCCACCGGCGCCTCCTTCGAGTCGCTCTCCGCCGTGCTCTCCGGCGTGAAGGACATCCGCGAGACGGTGGCCCGGGCCCAGGAGCGTTGGCGGATGAACCGTCAGCGCACCATCCTCTTCGTGGATGAGATCCACCGCTTCAACAAGGCCCAGCAGGACGCGCTGCTGCCCCACGTGGAGAAGGGCACCGTCACCCTCATCGGGGCCACCACGGAGAACCCCTCCTTCGAGGTGAATGCCGCCCTCCTCTCCCGCGCCCGCGTCGTCACCCTGCGCGGGCTGGAGGAGGAGGAGCTGGTGGCGCTGCTGCGCCGGGCGGTGACGGACCCCAAGGGCCTGGGCGGCAAGGTGCAGGTGGACGACGAGGCGCTCACCTTCATCGTCCAGGCGTCGGGCGGAGACGCGCGCAGGGCGCTCACCGCGCTGGAGGCGGCGGCGGCGCACGGCGGCACCCGGGTGGACAAGGCCATCGCCGAGGAGGCCCTGCAGCACAAGGCGCTCCTCTACGACAAGGGCGGCGAGGAGCACTACAACGTCGTCAGCGCCTTCATCAAATCCATGCGGGGCTCGGACGTGGACGCCGCGCTCTACTGGATGACGCGCATGCTGGAAGCCGGAGAGGATCCGGTCTTCATCTTCCGGCGCATGGTCATCTTCGCCTCGGAGGACATCGGCAACGCGGACCCGCGGGCACTGAGCGTGGCGGTAGACGCGCTGCGGGCCTTCGAGCTGATGGGCCTGCCCGAGGGCACCCTGCCCCTCACCCAGGCGGTGACGTACCTGGCGCTGGCGCCCAAGTCGAACGCCGTGCTCACCGCGTACGCCGCGGCGCGCACCGCCGTCACCGAGGGCGGACCCCTGCCCGTCCCCATGCACCTGCGCAACGCGCCCACGAAGATGATGAAGTCACTCGGGTACGGCGCCGGCTACAAGTACCCCCACAACTTCGAGGGCAACTACGTCCCCGAGGACTACCTCCCCGACGCCCTGCGCGGCCGGCGCTTCTACCAGCCCACGCACAACGGCTTCGAGCAGGAGCTGGCGGAGCGCTACGAGGAGATCCAACGCCAGCTCGCGGGTCGTCCCCGCGAGCCGGGCGAGGAAGGCTAG
- a CDS encoding response regulator has translation MPRGRLLLVDDEEYILKSIRRVLRRGDWQIETASDAEEGLKALERFTPEVVISDFRMPGMNGVEFLSRVKAQVPRAQRIMLTGQADQQAIEEAINRSEIFRFISKPWNDSHLVLTVKSAFEQYALQTENERLLRVTQQQNEELRRLNAELETRVALRTHLLSQAKREWELSFDSMDTPLAVVRKDYGVRRANRAYIDLAGDRLKEPLSEEEAEQRCHKLLFDRDTPCQGCPLPEALQSGKGTRSEISQRGRTYAMSAYPLTGEGRAVCSYRDISDEREMTRRLIETEKMAAVGQLAGGVAHEINNPLGGILAFAQLMKRDEGRTPSDMESLDLIEESALRCKRIVESLLKFSRHSKTEDRRTFQLNKCAEDSAVLFGAQLKSYSKVRMELRLASDLPELFGDPGQLSQVMLNLLQNGLHALPPTGGVLTLETGRDGDRCYFRVVDSGSGIEERYLSRIFDPAFTTKPPGQGTGLGLAIAYRIVEDHGGIFKVDTRLGEGSRFTVFIPIPLQLERLP, from the coding sequence GTGCCACGCGGTCGGCTGCTGCTGGTGGACGACGAGGAGTACATCCTGAAGTCCATCCGGCGGGTGCTCCGTCGCGGCGATTGGCAGATCGAGACGGCCTCCGATGCGGAGGAGGGCCTCAAGGCCCTCGAACGCTTCACTCCGGAGGTGGTCATCTCGGACTTCCGCATGCCGGGTATGAACGGCGTGGAGTTTCTCAGCCGGGTGAAGGCGCAGGTGCCACGGGCCCAGCGCATCATGCTCACCGGACAGGCTGACCAGCAGGCCATCGAGGAGGCGATCAACCGGTCGGAGATCTTCCGTTTCATCTCCAAGCCGTGGAACGACAGCCACCTGGTGCTCACGGTCAAGAGCGCCTTCGAGCAGTACGCGCTCCAGACGGAGAACGAGCGGCTGCTCCGGGTGACGCAGCAGCAGAACGAGGAGCTGCGGCGGCTCAACGCGGAGCTGGAGACGCGCGTGGCGCTGCGCACGCACCTGCTGAGCCAGGCCAAGCGGGAGTGGGAGCTGTCGTTCGACTCCATGGACACGCCGCTGGCCGTGGTGCGCAAGGACTACGGGGTGCGCCGGGCCAACCGGGCGTACATCGACCTGGCGGGCGACCGGCTCAAGGAGCCGCTGTCCGAGGAGGAGGCCGAGCAGCGCTGCCACAAGCTGCTGTTCGACCGGGACACGCCCTGCCAGGGCTGCCCGCTGCCGGAGGCCCTCCAGAGCGGCAAGGGTACGCGCTCGGAGATCTCCCAGCGCGGACGCACCTACGCCATGTCCGCCTATCCGCTCACGGGCGAGGGGCGCGCCGTGTGCTCCTATCGGGACATCTCCGACGAGCGCGAGATGACGCGCCGGCTCATCGAGACGGAGAAGATGGCGGCGGTAGGCCAGCTCGCCGGTGGCGTGGCGCACGAAATCAACAACCCGCTGGGCGGCATCCTCGCCTTCGCGCAGTTGATGAAGCGCGATGAGGGGCGCACCCCCTCCGACATGGAGTCGTTGGACCTCATCGAGGAGAGCGCGCTGCGCTGCAAGCGCATCGTGGAGAGCCTCCTGAAGTTCAGCCGCCACAGCAAGACGGAAGACCGGCGCACCTTCCAGCTCAACAAGTGCGCGGAAGACTCGGCGGTGCTCTTCGGGGCGCAGCTCAAGTCGTACTCCAAGGTGCGCATGGAGCTGAGGCTGGCGTCGGATCTGCCGGAGCTGTTCGGAGACCCGGGCCAGCTGTCGCAGGTGATGCTCAACCTGCTGCAGAACGGGCTGCACGCGCTGCCTCCCACGGGGGGCGTGCTGACCCTGGAGACGGGGCGCGACGGCGACCGGTGCTACTTCCGGGTCGTCGATTCGGGCAGTGGCATCGAGGAGCGCTACCTGTCGCGCATCTTCGATCCGGCGTTCACCACCAAGCCTCCCGGCCAGGGCACCGGCCTGGGGCTGGCCATCGCCTACCGCATCGTCGAGGACCACGGTGGCATCTTCAAGGTGGACACCCGGCTCGGTGAGGGTTCGCGCTTCACCGTCTTCATCCCCATCCCCCTGCAGCTCGAGAGGTTGCCGTGA